A section of the Thermotoga caldifontis AZM44c09 genome encodes:
- a CDS encoding sigma-54-dependent transcriptional regulator has product MKVDRDKVLKESIEQIVKNLLEVIPKKLEKEELCYASLGEGGGKRILITDNVGHLSLDEFDVVFLFIDDKLDDDIMRNIVKHEVWGIFVKKNFLSEYEEKGKFEASLKEAIRAIAMESIHDESLFYKRVDWKYGFKPSTKKSSVEENNFISLFLDPSMRQVASQIRYVCNQVKESYGKLNLSKKLNDRLELIKKLKSSERSEGESEKRKNSMDEMIRNKFGAPFAGKGLIPSVLIEGETGTGKTLVAELIAKAAYEAVQNGGVRFEDFFCRFSMVNMASDIVDSELFGTRAGAYTDATDRLGKILAFAGGVVFLDEIGEIDAHLQAKLLLYLDRWLVQPAGSDEVFYAPTIIVAATNRDLRRMIEEGKFRADLYHRFRYKIHLPPLRERKKDLRLLISFCLSISEARERGVEKISLRALEKLESYHYPGNFRELMQIIEKAVHEASSRKRDIILERDIQF; this is encoded by the coding sequence TTGAAGGTTGACAGGGACAAAGTGCTGAAAGAAAGTATCGAACAGATAGTGAAGAACCTGCTCGAAGTGATACCGAAGAAACTGGAGAAGGAGGAGCTCTGCTACGCCAGCCTCGGAGAAGGTGGAGGAAAAAGGATACTGATCACGGACAACGTGGGGCACCTGTCTCTGGACGAGTTCGACGTGGTGTTTCTCTTCATAGACGACAAACTCGACGACGATATAATGAGAAACATCGTCAAACACGAAGTTTGGGGAATATTCGTGAAAAAGAATTTCCTCAGCGAGTACGAAGAGAAAGGCAAGTTCGAAGCTTCGCTCAAGGAAGCGATCAGGGCTATAGCGATGGAATCCATCCACGACGAATCGCTTTTCTACAAAAGAGTCGATTGGAAGTACGGCTTCAAACCTTCCACAAAGAAATCCAGCGTCGAGGAGAACAACTTCATCAGTCTCTTCCTCGACCCTTCCATGAGGCAGGTCGCATCCCAGATCAGGTACGTCTGCAACCAGGTGAAGGAATCGTACGGGAAGCTGAACCTTTCAAAAAAGCTCAACGACAGGCTCGAACTGATCAAAAAGTTGAAGTCATCCGAAAGATCTGAGGGCGAGTCAGAAAAACGAAAGAACAGCATGGACGAGATGATAAGGAACAAATTCGGTGCACCTTTTGCTGGGAAAGGATTGATCCCTTCCGTGCTGATAGAAGGAGAGACCGGTACTGGAAAAACCTTAGTCGCCGAGTTGATCGCCAAAGCAGCCTACGAAGCTGTTCAGAATGGAGGAGTACGGTTTGAAGACTTCTTCTGCAGATTTTCCATGGTCAACATGGCGAGCGACATAGTGGATTCAGAACTCTTCGGAACGAGGGCAGGTGCCTACACGGACGCCACAGACAGGCTCGGAAAGATCTTGGCGTTCGCCGGCGGAGTGGTGTTTCTGGACGAGATCGGAGAGATCGATGCTCACCTTCAGGCGAAGCTGCTCCTCTACCTCGACAGATGGCTGGTTCAGCCCGCCGGGAGCGACGAGGTCTTCTACGCTCCGACCATCATCGTGGCTGCCACGAACAGGGATCTGAGAAGAATGATCGAAGAAGGTAAGTTCCGTGCCGATCTCTACCATCGTTTCAGGTACAAGATACATTTGCCACCGCTGAGGGAGAGGAAGAAAGATCTGAGACTGCTGATCAGTTTCTGTCTTTCGATCTCGGAAGCCAGAGAGAGAGGCGTCGAGAAGATAAGCCTGAGGGCTCTGGAAAAGCTCGAAAGCTACCATTATCCTGGAAACTTCAGAGAATTGATGCAGATAATCGAAAAGGCCGTCCACGAGGCGAGCTCGAGGAAGAGAGACATCATCCTCGAAAGGGACATCCAGTTCTGA
- the moaC gene encoding cyclic pyranopterin monophosphate synthase MoaC: protein MEKFSHLDEHGNARMVDVSHKQDTERVAIAQAKVRMKPETLGAILSGHVKKGDVLTVAKIAAIMAAKRTSDLIPLCHNINLSHVDAEFEPDIEKGILTIRTIAKCVGKTGVEMEALVAASIAALTVYDMCKAVDRGMVIEEVCLLYKAGGASGEWKK from the coding sequence ATGGAGAAGTTCTCTCATCTCGACGAACACGGTAACGCGAGAATGGTGGATGTTTCCCACAAGCAGGATACAGAAAGGGTTGCGATCGCTCAGGCGAAGGTTCGAATGAAGCCCGAAACGCTCGGAGCGATACTTTCGGGCCACGTCAAAAAGGGTGACGTGCTCACGGTTGCGAAGATCGCCGCGATCATGGCCGCGAAAAGAACGTCCGATCTCATCCCGCTGTGTCACAACATCAACCTCTCTCACGTGGATGCGGAGTTCGAACCGGACATCGAAAAGGGAATTCTGACCATAAGAACCATCGCCAAATGCGTTGGAAAAACGGGTGTCGAGATGGAGGCGCTCGTCGCGGCGTCCATCGCCGCCCTGACAGTTTACGATATGTGCAAGGCCGTCGATCGTGGCATGGTCATCGAGGAGGTCTGCCTTCTGTACAAAGCGGGTGGTGCGTCCGGTGAGTGGAAGAAATGA
- a CDS encoding transposase yields MLLKFLTSFSASLCPQSSETAQRFYFKLAARLVREHDLMCAENLNVNGLAQGKLSKSVLDAGWSVFLYQILPRKAWSAGREVIYVNATRQPCAECGGFSVHHDINSVLIVKLGVEQTCRGLGTFSHACMKLSAEGEASTRSIIFTVQVQNMLTNLHYGRTCFFTKLKAEISDSLKPLMSTLKSVSNLAV; encoded by the coding sequence TTGCTGCTGAAGTTCCTGACGAGTTTCTCCGCCAGCCTTTGTCCGCAAAGTAGCGAGACAGCGCAGAGATTTTATTTCAAACTCGCAGCAAGATTGGTCAGAGAGCACGATTTGATGTGTGCGGAAAACTTGAATGTGAACGGTCTGGCACAAGGCAAGCTGAGCAAGTCTGTGCTGGATGCCGGCTGGTCGGTGTTTCTTTATCAAATTCTTCCCCGCAAGGCTTGGAGTGCCGGTAGGGAAGTGATCTATGTGAACGCTACGAGGCAACCTTGCGCTGAATGCGGCGGATTTTCTGTTCATCATGACATCAACTCTGTTTTGATAGTCAAGCTGGGCGTGGAACAAACCTGCAGGGGCTTGGGAACGTTCAGCCACGCCTGCATGAAGCTATCGGCAGAGGGCGAAGCTAGTACACGGTCTATCATCTTCACAGTCCAGGTGCAAAACATGTTGACAAATCTCCACTACGGTCGAACCTGCTTTTTTACCAAGCTGAAAGCTGAAATATCGGACTCCCTGAAGCCGTTGATGTCGACTCTCAAGAGTGTTTCGAACCTCGCTGTATAA
- a CDS encoding ThuA domain-containing protein, protein MNEVLLKNLALLDLVKDQNIDLVLHEEPDLVVIGRSNLNEDNSRWLNELQVQVLTGYVKDGGKLFVWHAGLAGYPPDYTELVGGRFIFHPQRALVKYFSADGSSFEIVDEHYFVELRGNVEIFLWSESNCGRSTAGWKKRLERGKILALTPAHDEEGLNDERFRSLLVKSLRWFVEG, encoded by the coding sequence TTGAATGAAGTTCTGCTGAAAAACCTTGCTTTGCTTGATCTGGTGAAGGATCAAAACATCGATCTGGTTCTCCATGAAGAACCAGACCTCGTCGTCATCGGTAGATCGAACCTGAACGAGGACAACAGTCGCTGGCTGAATGAATTACAGGTGCAGGTGCTCACCGGGTACGTGAAGGACGGTGGGAAACTGTTCGTCTGGCACGCCGGCCTTGCGGGCTATCCACCCGATTACACGGAACTCGTCGGCGGCAGGTTCATATTCCACCCCCAAAGAGCGCTGGTCAAATACTTCAGTGCGGACGGTTCTTCGTTCGAGATCGTGGACGAACATTACTTTGTGGAGTTGAGGGGCAACGTTGAAATCTTCCTCTGGTCAGAATCGAACTGCGGTCGATCCACCGCAGGATGGAAGAAGCGCTTAGAAAGGGGCAAAATACTCGCGCTGACGCCCGCCCACGATGAAGAGGGTCTCAACGATGAGAGGTTCAGATCTTTGCTCGTGAAGAGTCTAAGATGGTTCGTCGAAGGATAG
- a CDS encoding energy-coupling factor ABC transporter ATP-binding protein, with the protein MKIYSLEELRFSYDGKFLLHIERFEMDEKRVGIFGPSGSGKTTFLLNLAFLLKGEWKSFRFMGEDVNDASLERFRRSVSYVSQHPVLLKRSVFENIAYPLMLRKFPKHEVRRRVLEIAELFELEKLLDARPWQLSGGQARRVCLARALVFEPKLVLLDEPTADLDEDGRKMLNEAMEEFSDRTSFVIVSHDIDWLASVCEKLYMMRNGVLKEYSTKTEKN; encoded by the coding sequence ATGAAGATCTACAGTCTTGAAGAGCTCAGGTTCAGCTACGATGGAAAGTTCTTGCTGCACATCGAAAGGTTCGAGATGGACGAAAAACGTGTCGGTATCTTCGGTCCGTCTGGAAGCGGCAAGACCACCTTCCTTCTGAACCTTGCCTTCCTTCTGAAAGGTGAATGGAAGAGCTTCCGTTTTATGGGAGAAGACGTGAACGACGCCAGCCTGGAGAGGTTCAGACGCTCGGTGAGCTACGTGTCGCAGCATCCAGTGCTTTTGAAAAGGAGCGTTTTTGAAAACATCGCCTATCCACTGATGTTGAGAAAGTTCCCCAAACACGAAGTTCGACGACGCGTTCTTGAGATCGCCGAACTGTTCGAACTTGAAAAGCTTCTCGACGCCAGACCCTGGCAGCTGTCCGGTGGGCAGGCCAGGCGCGTGTGCCTCGCGAGGGCCCTGGTGTTCGAGCCGAAGCTGGTCCTGCTGGACGAACCCACGGCGGACCTCGACGAAGACGGCAGAAAGATGCTGAACGAAGCGATGGAAGAGTTCTCCGATCGGACCAGCTTCGTGATCGTCTCGCACGACATCGACTGGCTGGCCAGCGTGTGTGAGAAACTATACATGATGAGGAACGGTGTGTTGAAGGAATACAGTACGAAAACTGAGAAGAATTGA
- a CDS encoding substrate-binding domain-containing protein, which produces MKKLSILLLLLGSLLFSRQLIVATTTSLYETGLLDALKRLFEERHNVQVVFAAVGSGMALEMGKRGEADLLLVHSPEDEEQFMKEGFGLKRVSFMYSEFVIVGPKKWQQRSFENVLSFMKYIYENQLPFVSRADGSGTHKKEQQLWHSLGIVPSGKWYHAAGVGMSQTLLIASELEAFCLTDRASFEMLKDRLDLKICHENDEILKNVYSVVLVNPKNGKRVNHEDAEKFFNFLLEDETLRFIENYTVGGIKPFRVFKK; this is translated from the coding sequence ATGAAGAAGCTTTCGATCCTTCTACTCCTTCTCGGAAGCCTTCTCTTTTCAAGACAGCTCATCGTCGCCACGACCACGAGCCTCTACGAGACGGGCCTGCTCGATGCTTTAAAAAGGCTCTTCGAAGAAAGACACAACGTTCAGGTCGTGTTCGCAGCCGTCGGCAGCGGCATGGCTCTGGAAATGGGAAAAAGAGGAGAGGCAGATCTGCTTTTAGTGCATTCTCCAGAAGATGAAGAGCAGTTCATGAAAGAAGGCTTCGGTCTGAAGAGGGTCAGTTTCATGTACAGTGAATTCGTCATCGTCGGTCCGAAGAAGTGGCAGCAGAGAAGTTTCGAAAACGTCCTGTCCTTCATGAAGTACATCTACGAAAACCAACTGCCCTTCGTCTCCAGAGCCGACGGTTCCGGCACGCACAAAAAAGAGCAACAGCTCTGGCACAGTCTGGGCATCGTTCCTTCAGGCAAATGGTACCACGCCGCCGGTGTGGGCATGTCGCAGACGCTCTTGATCGCCAGCGAACTTGAAGCGTTCTGTCTCACAGACAGGGCCAGCTTCGAAATGCTCAAAGACAGACTCGATCTGAAGATCTGCCACGAGAATGATGAGATCTTGAAGAACGTCTACAGCGTCGTACTCGTCAATCCGAAGAATGGAAAAAGAGTGAACCACGAAGATGCAGAAAAATTCTTCAACTTTCTGCTGGAAGACGAAACGTTGAGGTTCATAGAGAACTACACCGTTGGTGGCATCAAACCCTTCAGGGTGTTCAAAAAATGA
- a CDS encoding glycosyltransferase family 2 protein produces MQRKCLLSVAMIVKDEEHNIRRALDSIKDVVDEIVVVDTGSTDRTPQIVREYTDKLYFHPWKNDFSEARNNSLKYPTCEWVLILDADEEASEDFRKNIRSFLESLPPDVNTIYLPTLSYLDWDFKRSEIASTPRIFRNGTVYYQNIVHNQAIYKPKVVNANFLIYHYGYIWTRKLKKQKYERTGSLIRKHLQQCKNDQERLYYLVQLYKTEKTGGKPHEAASVGWEALQLIRKLTSIPAIGLEFLYLFSIDLLNAGLNELAEQLAKSALQAVPEYPDPYLSLIHASFKRKDWQALLKHYEDFRKAVEHASANVEKFGWTIMSFKDIPLADVLAMIAAIEIEDYERFNRIALERFEKDEDVREDMLQYLLNRSSGKDVEKALPGLKKFLEFARKKNLHLNAQPLYEKIVERRLPVKVEEIVLKQITPFSYYLLRRLETGEDMLLDFLCARQLEKLVRENGVGGFLFVYTVLPESEKKAFVERFLEDEDTLIRGIAKALHADHLLKESKFLEAIRSYRDSIQLVAELSRFVKPIVEDLKTRLDPTIESVYEELYRFYATQKEFMIDFKKYAGNEVSKLYLISDSDVALYVSAVHTDDAKKAVELLSKIKDPSKFPMYNYRLAKFYNEFDKEKAFVHHVKAVEENERLADIVFGRFFYSGLYPNLTMNFFDKNDPILWVGNVSEKFSTLGVIHPVRAWKKAKNGLIYAVPYPADESIKAYKDLEKEFGIKPSFRVTDSHLRKVLLETNWSNVEKTQELEDFARVFEDLGIELSQNAKRRIVLDGVETQLELKRLVSDAEEALIFHRFPNLSDENDPVWFYPAFRLLRSFAQIKKELSSLGYEIVDEFLFENGLRCVWVRRRTSR; encoded by the coding sequence TTGCAGAGGAAATGTCTCCTTTCTGTGGCGATGATCGTGAAGGACGAGGAGCACAACATAAGACGTGCGCTGGACAGCATCAAGGATGTGGTCGATGAGATCGTGGTCGTCGACACGGGCTCGACCGATAGAACCCCCCAGATCGTCAGAGAGTACACCGACAAGCTCTACTTCCACCCGTGGAAGAACGACTTTTCAGAGGCGAGGAACAACTCTCTCAAGTATCCCACCTGCGAGTGGGTGCTGATACTCGATGCCGACGAAGAGGCGTCCGAAGATTTTAGAAAGAACATAAGAAGTTTCTTGGAGAGCCTACCACCCGACGTGAACACGATCTATCTCCCCACGCTGAGCTATCTCGACTGGGACTTCAAACGCTCCGAGATCGCTTCCACGCCCCGCATCTTCCGCAACGGCACGGTGTACTACCAGAACATCGTGCACAACCAGGCCATCTACAAGCCCAAGGTCGTGAACGCGAACTTTCTGATCTACCACTACGGCTACATCTGGACCAGAAAGCTCAAAAAGCAGAAGTACGAAAGAACGGGCAGTTTGATCAGAAAACACCTTCAACAGTGCAAGAACGATCAGGAGAGGCTTTATTACTTGGTTCAGCTGTACAAGACCGAGAAGACCGGTGGAAAGCCGCACGAGGCCGCCTCGGTCGGCTGGGAAGCTTTGCAGCTCATAAGGAAGCTCACCTCCATCCCCGCGATAGGTCTGGAATTTCTCTATCTCTTCTCAATAGACCTTCTCAACGCCGGCCTGAACGAGCTTGCGGAGCAACTCGCCAAGAGCGCGCTCCAGGCCGTTCCTGAATATCCAGACCCTTACCTTTCCCTCATCCACGCGAGTTTCAAGAGGAAGGACTGGCAGGCCCTCTTGAAGCACTACGAAGACTTCAGAAAGGCTGTGGAACACGCCTCGGCGAACGTGGAGAAGTTCGGCTGGACGATCATGAGCTTCAAGGACATCCCGCTGGCCGACGTTCTGGCCATGATCGCCGCCATCGAAATCGAAGACTACGAAAGGTTCAACCGAATCGCGCTCGAAAGGTTCGAAAAGGACGAAGACGTACGTGAAGACATGCTTCAATATCTTCTCAACAGATCGAGCGGCAAGGATGTCGAGAAAGCCCTGCCGGGTTTGAAGAAGTTTTTGGAATTCGCGAGGAAGAAGAATTTGCATCTGAACGCACAACCGCTGTATGAAAAGATCGTTGAAAGGCGTCTGCCCGTGAAGGTGGAGGAAATCGTACTGAAACAGATCACCCCGTTCTCGTACTATCTGCTCAGACGGCTCGAGACGGGCGAGGACATGTTGCTCGATTTTCTCTGCGCGCGACAGCTCGAGAAGCTGGTCCGTGAGAACGGCGTGGGAGGTTTCCTCTTCGTCTACACGGTGCTTCCCGAAAGTGAAAAGAAAGCCTTCGTGGAGAGATTTCTGGAAGACGAAGATACCCTGATCAGGGGGATCGCGAAGGCGCTCCATGCGGACCATCTGCTGAAAGAATCCAAATTCCTCGAGGCGATAAGATCCTACAGAGATTCGATCCAGCTGGTGGCCGAGCTTTCTCGCTTCGTCAAGCCCATCGTGGAAGATCTCAAGACCAGACTGGATCCCACGATCGAGAGCGTCTACGAAGAACTGTACAGATTCTACGCCACGCAGAAGGAGTTCATGATAGATTTCAAAAAGTACGCCGGAAACGAGGTCTCGAAGCTCTATCTGATCTCTGACAGCGACGTGGCACTCTACGTGTCTGCAGTCCACACGGACGATGCCAAGAAGGCCGTCGAACTCCTCAGCAAGATCAAAGATCCATCGAAGTTCCCCATGTACAATTACAGGCTCGCGAAGTTCTACAACGAGTTCGATAAAGAGAAGGCCTTCGTGCACCACGTGAAGGCTGTCGAGGAGAACGAACGGCTCGCCGACATCGTCTTCGGAAGGTTCTTCTACAGCGGCCTCTATCCGAACCTCACGATGAACTTCTTCGACAAAAACGATCCCATCCTCTGGGTGGGCAACGTGTCCGAGAAGTTCTCCACGCTCGGCGTGATCCATCCAGTCAGGGCCTGGAAGAAGGCGAAGAACGGCCTCATCTACGCCGTGCCCTACCCCGCCGACGAGTCGATAAAGGCTTACAAGGACCTCGAGAAAGAGTTCGGCATCAAACCCTCCTTCAGGGTGACAGATTCGCACCTCAGAAAGGTCCTGCTCGAAACCAACTGGAGCAACGTCGAAAAGACGCAGGAACTGGAAGATTTCGCGCGCGTCTTCGAGGACCTCGGGATAGAACTTTCACAGAACGCGAAGAGAAGGATCGTGCTCGATGGGGTCGAAACTCAGCTCGAACTGAAACGCCTCGTTTCCGACGCGGAGGAAGCTTTGATCTTCCACCGCTTTCCGAACCTTTCCGACGAGAACGATCCGGTGTGGTTCTATCCGGCCTTCAGGCTCCTGCGCTCCTTCGCTCAGATCAAGAAAGAGCTCTCCAGTCTGGGTTACGAGATCGTTGATGAGTTCCTGTTCGAAAACGGCCTCAGGTGCGTGTGGGTGAGGCGAAGAACTTCACGCTGA
- a CDS encoding MOSC domain-containing protein, protein MSGRNELVGVVLSVNISKVKGVKKVPQKQIILVEDHGVLNDAHAGNWHRQVSMLSKSSIDKARSWGLDVSFGDFAENITVDGVDVWKLPLGTKVYINDAILEVTQIGKECHDRCAIAKMVGKCVMPVEGIFLRVLKGGTVKPNDRVVFVLPE, encoded by the coding sequence GTGAGTGGAAGAAATGAGCTCGTCGGTGTCGTTCTCTCGGTGAACATTTCAAAAGTGAAAGGTGTGAAGAAGGTTCCTCAAAAGCAGATAATCTTGGTTGAGGACCACGGTGTTCTGAACGATGCGCACGCGGGTAACTGGCACAGACAGGTTTCGATGCTCTCGAAAAGCAGCATCGACAAAGCGAGAAGCTGGGGCTTAGACGTTTCTTTCGGTGATTTTGCCGAAAACATCACCGTGGACGGTGTGGACGTGTGGAAACTGCCACTCGGAACGAAGGTTTACATAAACGATGCCATCCTCGAGGTGACACAGATCGGGAAAGAATGCCACGATCGCTGTGCGATCGCCAAGATGGTAGGAAAATGCGTTATGCCCGTGGAGGGCATCTTTCTGAGAGTGCTGAAGGGCGGAACGGTGAAGCCGAACGACAGGGTGGTGTTCGTTCTCCCAGAATGA
- a CDS encoding GTP 3',8-cyclase MoaA: MKDLHGRNVDYLRLSITTECNFDCFFCSSNSSSVSTLTLDELRTFSEIFSELGIRNVRLTGGEPLLRADLPQIVEMLSKRFNIFITTNGSRLKDYAKLFKMHGVQSINLSLHSLDEETFYRITKASLSHVLEGLNSALKEKLNVKLNCVVSEHNVDEIPELVRFATKLRLPIRFIELMPIGKDNRAVPLKEIFERLQIFDLRPIDVRLGFGPASYYVTKDGNYVGIIAALSKNFCETCNKIRLSSDGKLYPCLGSSFHIDLRRILMEGSKEKLVEAVKVGIERKPLKHVMNEGMVLNAMRQLGG; this comes from the coding sequence ATGAAGGATCTGCACGGAAGGAACGTGGACTATCTTCGTCTCTCCATCACAACCGAATGCAACTTCGATTGTTTCTTCTGTTCTTCGAACAGCTCATCTGTCAGTACTCTGACGCTGGACGAGCTTCGAACCTTTTCTGAGATTTTCTCCGAACTTGGCATTCGAAACGTCAGGCTCACCGGTGGAGAACCGTTGCTGAGAGCCGACCTTCCCCAGATAGTGGAAATGCTCTCAAAACGGTTCAATATCTTCATCACCACGAACGGTTCGAGGTTGAAAGATTACGCGAAGTTGTTCAAAATGCACGGGGTCCAGTCCATCAACCTCTCGCTGCACAGCCTTGACGAAGAAACTTTTTACAGGATCACGAAGGCAAGCCTGAGCCACGTTCTGGAAGGTTTGAACAGCGCCTTGAAGGAAAAACTGAACGTCAAGTTGAACTGCGTCGTGAGCGAGCACAACGTCGATGAGATCCCCGAGCTGGTCCGTTTCGCGACGAAGTTGAGGCTGCCCATAAGGTTCATAGAGCTGATGCCCATCGGAAAGGACAACAGGGCCGTTCCGTTGAAGGAGATCTTCGAACGGTTACAGATCTTCGACCTCAGACCCATCGATGTGAGACTCGGTTTCGGCCCAGCGAGTTACTACGTCACGAAGGATGGCAACTACGTTGGCATCATCGCCGCGCTGAGCAAGAACTTTTGTGAAACGTGCAACAAGATAAGATTGAGCAGCGATGGGAAGCTCTATCCGTGCCTCGGTTCGAGCTTTCACATAGACCTCAGACGGATTTTGATGGAAGGCTCCAAGGAAAAACTCGTAGAGGCAGTGAAAGTTGGTATCGAGCGCAAGCCCTTGAAGCATGTGATGAACGAAGGGATGGTCTTGAACGCCATGAGACAGCTTGGAGGTTGA
- a CDS encoding ABC transporter permease codes for MSELVEVSLRSVYVNCFATFIAALIGVPVALILDVSKFRFKNILILVFQTLVGIPPVLVGLLLWLLLSRSGPLGGLNLLFTTTAMILAQIVIALPIIVTISHSHFARVDEKIRLLLLTLGANKFQFMAAVLRESLSGVFSAILTAFGRVAGEVGAVMIVGGNILGRTRVLTTSIVLYTNTGQFEKAIFAGLILLSIAFTVNFTANLLSKKV; via the coding sequence ATGAGCGAGCTCGTGGAAGTTTCTCTCAGATCCGTCTACGTGAACTGTTTCGCAACGTTCATCGCCGCGCTCATCGGTGTGCCTGTCGCACTGATTTTGGACGTTTCGAAGTTTCGCTTCAAAAACATCCTGATCCTCGTTTTTCAAACGCTCGTGGGTATCCCACCGGTCCTGGTGGGTTTGCTCCTCTGGCTCTTGCTTTCGAGGAGCGGGCCGCTGGGAGGTTTGAATCTGCTCTTCACCACGACTGCGATGATCCTCGCGCAGATCGTCATAGCCCTGCCCATCATCGTCACGATCAGTCATTCGCACTTTGCAAGGGTGGATGAAAAGATCAGGCTACTGCTCTTAACGCTCGGAGCGAACAAATTCCAGTTCATGGCCGCGGTGCTGAGGGAATCTCTTTCGGGTGTTTTTTCTGCGATCCTCACCGCGTTCGGCAGGGTCGCGGGCGAGGTGGGGGCCGTCATGATCGTTGGTGGCAACATCCTTGGAAGGACGCGCGTGCTCACCACGTCGATCGTGCTGTACACGAACACGGGCCAGTTCGAAAAGGCGATCTTTGCGGGCTTGATCTTGCTCTCCATCGCTTTCACTGTGAACTTTACGGCGAATCTGCTCTCGAAGAAGGTGTAG